In Acinonyx jubatus isolate Ajub_Pintada_27869175 chromosome A3, VMU_Ajub_asm_v1.0, whole genome shotgun sequence, a genomic segment contains:
- the OSER1 gene encoding oxidative stress-responsive serine-rich protein 1: MKSEAKDGEEESLQTAFKKLRVDASGSIASLSVGEGTNARASVRTAADDAKLKTTCASKDSWHGSSRKSSRGAVRTQRRRRSKSPVLHPPKFIHCSTIASASSSQLKHKSQTDSPDSSSGLGISTPKEFNAGECSTSLDTNHTGAVAEPLRTSVPRLPSESKKEDSSDATQVSQASLKANDLSDFQSVSKLNQGKPCACLGKECQCKRWQDMEVYSFSGLQSVPPLAPERRSMLEDYSQSLHTRTLSGSPRSCSEQARVYVDDVTIEDLSGYMEYYLYIPKKMSHMAEMMYT, from the exons GTCCATAGCATCTCTGTCTGTTGGAGAAGGCACAAATGCCAGAGCATCGGTCAGAACAGCAGCAGATGATGCCAAACTGAAAACCACATGTGCATCGAAAGACAGTTGGCATGG GTCTTCAAGGAAGTCTTCACGAGGAGCAGTGAGGACCCAGCGCCGTCGACGTTCTAAGTCTCCCGTCCTTCATCCTCCAAAGTTTATACATTGCAGTACAATAGCTTCTGCTTCCAGCAGCCAGCTCAAGCACAAAAGCCAGACTGACTCCCCTGATAGCAGCAGTGGGCTGGGAATTTCCACCCCTAAAGAATTCAATGCAGGAGAATGCTCTACTTCTCTCGATACTAATCATACAGGGGCAGTTGCTGAGCCTTTGAGAACTTCGGTTCCCAGGCTCCCATCAGAGAGTAAGAAGGAAGACTCCTCTGATGCTACCCAAGTCTCCCAAGCAAGTCTCAAGGCCAATGATCTCTCTGACTTTCAATCCGTTTCCAAGCTAAACCAGGGCAAGCCATGTGCATGCTTAGGCAAGGAGTGCCAGTGTAAGAGATGGCAGGACATGGAAGTATATTCCTTTTCAGGCCTGCAGAGTGTCCCTCCCTTGGCCCCAGAACGAAGATCCATGCTTGAGGACTACTCTCAGTCGCTCCACACCAGAACTCTGTCTGGCTCCCCCCGCTCCTGTTCTGAGCAAGCTCGAGTCTATGTGGATGATGTGACCATTGAGGACTTGTCAGGCTACATGGAATATTACTTGTATATTCCCAAGAAAATGTCCCACATGGCAGAAATGATGTACACCTGA